In Rouxiella sp. WC2420, the following proteins share a genomic window:
- a CDS encoding type 1 glutamine amidotransferase domain-containing protein — MPKRILFVLTSHDRKGQAESKDATPSGFYLSEVSHPYDVLTKEGYEIDFVSPKGGKTHVDGLDLSDPVNASFWNNDSLREATKTTLKPSQIDPDVYDAVFYAGGHATMWDLPDNIELAGVSSRIYEKGGVVAAVCHGPAGLVNIRLSDNEYLVAGKKVSAFTNDEERAVGLYDIVPFLLEDTLKQRGAEHLAAANFQPQVIVSERLVTGQNPASAKGVAEAMLPLLASIENRRA; from the coding sequence ATGCCTAAACGTATTCTGTTTGTATTGACCAGCCATGACCGTAAAGGTCAAGCCGAGAGTAAAGATGCCACACCCAGTGGTTTCTATCTTTCCGAGGTGTCTCATCCCTACGATGTACTCACAAAAGAAGGATATGAAATTGATTTCGTGAGTCCCAAGGGGGGCAAGACACATGTTGACGGTTTAGACCTCAGCGATCCGGTTAACGCCTCCTTTTGGAATAATGATTCCTTACGCGAGGCAACTAAAACCACATTAAAACCCTCGCAGATTGATCCTGACGTCTATGACGCCGTCTTCTATGCAGGAGGGCATGCGACGATGTGGGATCTCCCTGACAATATAGAGTTGGCGGGTGTTTCATCACGAATTTATGAAAAGGGTGGCGTTGTCGCTGCGGTTTGTCATGGCCCCGCCGGATTGGTGAATATTCGGCTTTCCGATAATGAATATCTGGTTGCGGGCAAAAAGGTGTCAGCTTTTACCAACGATGAAGAACGTGCTGTAGGGTTGTACGACATTGTTCCATTCTTACTTGAAGACACGCTGAAGCAAAGAGGTGCTGAGCATCTTGCAGCCGCAAATTTTCAGCCACAGGTGATTGTCAGCGAGAGATTAGTGACCGGACAGAATCCCGCTTCCGCAAAAGGAGTCGCTGAGGCAATGCTGCCTTTGTTGGCTTCTATTGAAAATAGAAGAGCCTGA
- a CDS encoding LysR family transcriptional regulator gives MNKINLRNDDLEVFLHVVDRNNFSAAARDLQILPKMVSKQIARLETALGTTLFERNTRNLRITDEGRAIAERARVALAVLDEMKELSRGDSKELSGNIRLTAPAPFGRKYVAPAIAAFCQVHPRVGFDLRLSDQIQDLYSGDFDLAIRMGDLADSRLLARKIANNRRILIASSEYLKNHPPIERPEDLLNHNCLVFAYPGFLHNSWTLRKAGHERSISVTGNLISDNGDVLHAWSLAGLGISLRETWDIHDELRAGKLCRVLPDWEANTSQISVVRARREPIPRRLSVFIDFMTEKWKRAPWDDD, from the coding sequence ATGAACAAAATAAACTTGAGAAATGACGACCTTGAAGTGTTTTTACACGTCGTCGACAGAAACAATTTCTCTGCCGCAGCACGAGACCTACAGATACTCCCCAAGATGGTGAGCAAGCAGATAGCCAGGCTGGAAACTGCACTTGGCACTACACTTTTTGAAAGAAACACCCGTAATCTACGTATTACAGACGAGGGCAGAGCTATAGCTGAGAGGGCTCGCGTAGCGTTGGCCGTTCTGGATGAGATGAAGGAACTTTCCCGAGGGGATAGTAAGGAGTTAAGCGGAAATATTCGTTTGACTGCACCCGCACCGTTTGGCCGAAAATATGTTGCTCCTGCGATCGCTGCATTCTGCCAAGTACATCCGAGGGTGGGCTTTGATTTAAGGTTATCTGACCAAATCCAGGATCTTTACAGTGGTGATTTCGATCTGGCTATTCGTATGGGGGATCTGGCTGATTCTCGACTTCTGGCCAGAAAAATAGCAAATAATAGACGTATTCTCATCGCATCGTCCGAATATCTGAAGAATCATCCACCCATTGAGCGACCAGAAGATCTTTTAAATCACAACTGCTTAGTATTCGCTTACCCGGGTTTTTTACACAATTCATGGACGTTACGTAAAGCCGGTCATGAAAGAAGCATCAGCGTTACTGGCAACCTTATCAGTGACAACGGAGATGTATTGCATGCCTGGAGTTTGGCGGGGCTTGGCATATCTCTTCGCGAAACTTGGGATATTCATGATGAATTGAGGGCTGGGAAACTTTGCCGAGTTCTGCCTGATTGGGAAGCAAACACATCTCAGATCAGTGTTGTCCGGGCGCGGCGAGAACCTATACCCCGTAGGCTAAGTGTATTTATCGATTTCATGACTGAAAAATGGAAACGGGCACCATGGGATGATGATTAA
- a CDS encoding LysR family transcriptional regulator, translated as MSYLVQLRSFVEVYKAGSISKAAMRLGISQPAMSAHIHSLEAFTGCVLFTRRSHGVVATVDGEELARLVASDLETIELKLSMLRSRTRKSSGTVSFIGPAELMWSKLPYLVKILFNEGIKFKVLTGNRKRIYSCLLDGSCQLGFTTSMPDKQKFGYAEIGMEKLIVVVASLIADNFKENEDVIDTLSKLPLIAYDEQLPLIREVFQDSSRFFALLRPSITVPDLRILERMIRENIGWTVMPEYLCAQSIAGGQIVEVNVHERLPINSIYLVWIDSSLRNPLVSGIRDRILELSKNSGFMV; from the coding sequence ATGAGCTATCTGGTTCAGTTACGAAGTTTTGTTGAAGTATACAAAGCTGGTTCGATTTCAAAAGCGGCAATGCGGTTGGGCATAAGCCAGCCTGCAATGTCTGCCCACATTCATTCACTTGAGGCTTTTACCGGGTGCGTTCTCTTTACTCGTCGTTCACATGGTGTGGTGGCTACAGTGGATGGGGAGGAATTGGCGAGATTGGTGGCTTCAGATTTAGAAACGATTGAACTGAAGTTGTCGATGCTTAGATCACGTACAAGAAAATCCTCGGGGACAGTATCTTTCATCGGGCCAGCAGAATTAATGTGGTCAAAATTACCGTACTTGGTGAAAATATTATTCAATGAAGGTATTAAATTTAAAGTTTTGACAGGAAATAGGAAGCGCATATACAGCTGTCTTCTGGACGGAAGTTGTCAACTAGGTTTCACAACTTCTATGCCGGATAAACAAAAATTTGGATATGCTGAAATTGGAATGGAAAAGTTAATAGTTGTGGTAGCGTCACTCATAGCAGACAACTTCAAAGAAAACGAGGACGTAATTGATACGCTGTCGAAGCTTCCTCTAATAGCTTACGATGAACAGTTACCCTTGATAAGGGAGGTTTTCCAGGATTCTTCGCGATTTTTTGCACTGCTTCGTCCGTCTATTACTGTACCGGATTTGCGGATTTTAGAAAGAATGATCCGAGAAAATATTGGTTGGACTGTGATGCCTGAGTATTTATGCGCCCAAAGCATAGCAGGAGGTCAGATCGTTGAAGTCAATGTCCATGAGAGACTCCCCATAAATTCAATCTATTTGGTATGGATTGATAGCTCATTACGTAACCCACTCGTTTCAGGAATCAGAGACAGAATTCTCGAACTATCAAAAAATAGCGGATTTATGGTATGA
- a CDS encoding polysaccharide deacetylase: protein MAKEILCGFGVGVDAVAGWLSSYGGEDSPSDISRGMFAGEVGTPRLLNLFDQFNIPTTWFMPGHSIETFPRQMEAVVNAGHEVGVHNYSHENPISMSPDQEREVLLKGIDMVTKLTGKRPTGYVAPWWEFSPVTTDLLLENGIKYDHSLMHHDHQPYYVRKGDSWTKIDYSKTPTEWMKPLVRGEETDLIELPASWTIDDIPPFMFMKTKPNSQGFMNPRDIEQLWRDQFDWVYREHEYAIFTFTIHPDVSGRPHVLMMLERLLTHMLGHPGVKFLKLNDIADDFAKRSPRIK from the coding sequence ATGGCGAAAGAAATACTATGTGGTTTTGGAGTGGGTGTAGATGCCGTTGCAGGCTGGCTATCTTCTTATGGGGGAGAAGATTCTCCAAGCGATATATCTCGCGGTATGTTCGCTGGCGAAGTAGGAACTCCACGTCTTCTGAATCTATTTGACCAGTTTAATATCCCCACCACCTGGTTTATGCCTGGTCATTCCATTGAAACCTTTCCTCGGCAAATGGAAGCAGTTGTCAATGCTGGACATGAGGTAGGGGTTCATAATTACAGTCATGAAAACCCAATATCTATGTCACCTGACCAAGAAAGAGAAGTCCTTCTAAAAGGCATTGACATGGTCACAAAATTAACAGGGAAGAGACCTACTGGGTATGTCGCTCCATGGTGGGAATTTTCTCCTGTAACCACAGATCTTCTATTAGAAAATGGCATCAAATATGACCATTCACTAATGCATCATGATCATCAGCCTTATTATGTCAGGAAAGGTGATTCCTGGACCAAGATAGATTATTCCAAGACACCGACCGAATGGATGAAACCGCTGGTACGCGGAGAAGAGACGGACCTTATTGAATTACCCGCCAGTTGGACAATCGACGATATTCCTCCTTTCATGTTCATGAAAACAAAACCCAACAGCCAAGGTTTCATGAATCCCAGGGACATCGAACAGTTGTGGAGGGATCAATTCGATTGGGTCTACCGTGAGCATGAATATGCGATCTTTACTTTCACGATTCACCCGGACGTATCTGGACGCCCGCACGTATTAATGATGCTCGAACGCCTCTTAACTCATATGCTTGGTCATCCAGGGGTGAAATTCCTAAAATTGAATGACATTGCAGATGACTTTGCCAAGCGATCGCCACGGATAAAATAA
- a CDS encoding DJ-1/PfpI family protein has product MSNPTRVVIITGPGFQDHDVVYTYYRSKEEGYDISIATKDGSAVTGKYGITVPMDKRSKDNINFDQLNATDFDAVILTGGHEAPDRVRQDQRVKDFLKQMVIQGKVVAGLCHGPWIMISAGILRDKLACAYVGLKDDMVNSGANVIEADVVVDGNIITCSYYAECGKFMRQTFDAIDRWKRGETLKEPVVV; this is encoded by the coding sequence ATGTCTAATCCGACACGAGTAGTGATAATCACTGGTCCGGGTTTTCAGGATCACGATGTAGTTTATACTTACTATCGTTCTAAAGAGGAAGGATACGATATATCTATTGCAACAAAGGATGGAAGTGCAGTGACAGGGAAATATGGCATCACTGTTCCTATGGATAAAAGATCCAAAGACAATATTAATTTCGATCAACTCAACGCCACTGATTTTGATGCTGTTATTCTCACTGGCGGTCATGAAGCGCCTGATAGAGTTCGCCAAGATCAAAGAGTTAAAGATTTTCTAAAGCAGATGGTAATACAGGGGAAAGTTGTGGCTGGGCTGTGCCATGGTCCCTGGATTATGATTTCTGCCGGTATTCTAAGAGACAAACTCGCCTGCGCTTATGTTGGTCTGAAAGACGATATGGTTAATTCCGGCGCCAATGTAATTGAAGCAGATGTAGTTGTCGACGGGAATATCATAACTTGCTCCTATTATGCCGAATGTGGAAAATTTATGCGTCAGACATTCGATGCAATAGATAGATGGAAGCGCGGCGAAACTCTTAAAGAACCGGTGGTGGTATAA
- a CDS encoding cupin domain-containing protein: MEIHNRTPNVYDLLEINKILLSTSNNGESFEKDLHLNGFIEKPWGYEYRVYCDSIFDVWRLHISKNQSTSMHCHILKDTVLICLHGDGETRFLDGTHQALKSGDSIYIAKGVFHQTISGKSGIELIEVENPRNKFDLLRLKDNYGRQNMAYEKKSQEHDLLPPLQQIAAGTLIREHDLHKLAYFSVKNLDRNMLNDEDDFIFISLDVKSHLMGKIHILRAKDAISEMYCGQNVFLINVP, encoded by the coding sequence ATGGAAATCCACAACCGGACTCCAAATGTATATGACTTGCTTGAAATAAACAAAATCCTACTTTCAACTTCAAATAATGGTGAGTCATTTGAGAAAGACTTACATCTCAATGGATTCATAGAAAAACCATGGGGATATGAGTATAGAGTTTATTGTGATTCTATTTTTGACGTATGGCGCCTTCATATATCAAAGAATCAATCCACTTCAATGCATTGTCATATACTGAAAGACACCGTCCTTATATGCCTTCATGGTGATGGCGAGACCAGATTTCTTGATGGTACACATCAGGCATTAAAATCTGGCGACAGTATATATATTGCAAAAGGTGTATTCCATCAGACTATTTCGGGAAAATCAGGCATCGAATTAATTGAAGTTGAAAATCCAAGAAATAAATTCGACTTACTCAGACTTAAAGATAATTATGGCCGGCAAAATATGGCATATGAAAAAAAATCACAGGAACATGATCTTTTACCTCCTTTGCAACAGATAGCTGCTGGCACATTGATCAGAGAACATGATCTACACAAATTAGCATACTTTTCCGTAAAAAATCTTGATAGAAACATGTTGAATGACGAGGATGATTTTATTTTTATTTCATTAGATGTAAAGAGCCATCTAATGGGCAAGATTCATATCCTACGAGCTAAAGATGCCATCTCAGAAATGTATTGTGGTCAGAATGTATTTTTAATTAACGTCCCGTAA
- a CDS encoding ASCH domain-containing protein: MKALSIVRPAGTRIANGLKTLEIRRWQPEVRTGEEILLVENEHFLTTDDQGEIGTAVAIITLGDIREFRQEDILEASASYYESGWLAWEIKTIKKIENPFPTRAERKLYEIDDSVLNSARLIKVR, encoded by the coding sequence ATGAAAGCACTTTCAATTGTTCGGCCTGCCGGAACTCGAATCGCAAATGGTCTGAAAACGCTAGAAATAAGGCGATGGCAGCCTGAGGTTCGAACAGGGGAAGAGATATTACTGGTTGAAAATGAACACTTCCTAACGACCGATGACCAAGGGGAGATCGGAACAGCTGTAGCTATCATTACCTTGGGAGACATCAGAGAGTTTAGACAAGAGGATATCCTTGAAGCGTCCGCATCTTATTATGAATCAGGTTGGTTAGCTTGGGAGATAAAAACTATCAAGAAAATTGAGAATCCTTTCCCAACCCGCGCAGAACGAAAGCTTTACGAAATCGATGATTCAGTACTCAACTCTGCGCGCTTAATAAAAGTTCGGTAA
- a CDS encoding GNAT family N-acetyltransferase has protein sequence MTADFNKSVRKHDVNLAIVAGEVVGLIEVWPGTDHFWIENIAVHPHRQGMGIGRTLLTHVESKAAQSKLGEICLQTNEAFEANIALYTVLGYKIDKREPFKGGTTVFMSKKL, from the coding sequence ATGACGGCCGATTTTAACAAGTCCGTCCGTAAGCATGATGTTAACCTCGCTATTGTCGCAGGGGAAGTTGTCGGCCTGATCGAAGTATGGCCAGGCACCGATCATTTTTGGATAGAAAATATAGCAGTCCACCCTCACCGGCAGGGAATGGGGATCGGGCGTACATTACTGACGCATGTTGAAAGTAAGGCAGCTCAATCGAAGCTTGGGGAAATCTGCTTGCAGACGAACGAGGCGTTCGAAGCGAACATCGCACTGTATACAGTACTCGGATATAAAATCGATAAACGTGAACCGTTCAAAGGTGGGACGACCGTTTTTATGAGCAAAAAACTGTAA
- a CDS encoding fatty acid desaturase: MMITEQEIRTLSKKNARRSAFKTILYLMLLCSAITFSVITTNDFVYFLSVVILGIVIAHGVELQHECLHHNLYRSIKANRFFGIIYGLPMLVSYTHYQAQHLHHHTFLGTDKDEEIIDYKSEQLKTISGLFTRITNANRFFQFMVTMINTTQGVYPEVIKSKRQQRKFRHEYYFIFLFILILIFLYQVWGVNILFTWFFAWFFISEPLHFFIEITEHIGKDKSNRVISENTRSYKTNLIWSYISNHNNYHIEHHSYPNVCAHNLKIVNEKKSGEYYTENSYIEAMKNVISGIRNEKSAEDKVIAKVAKQD; this comes from the coding sequence ATGATGATAACCGAGCAGGAAATCAGGACTCTAAGTAAAAAAAACGCAAGAAGAAGTGCTTTCAAGACAATACTTTATCTTATGTTATTATGCTCAGCGATTACTTTTAGTGTGATTACAACCAATGATTTTGTATATTTTCTATCAGTAGTCATTTTGGGAATCGTCATCGCGCATGGAGTCGAATTACAGCATGAGTGCCTCCATCATAATTTGTATCGGTCAATAAAAGCTAATCGATTTTTTGGCATCATTTACGGTCTGCCAATGCTAGTCAGTTATACACACTATCAAGCCCAGCACCTCCATCATCATACTTTCCTCGGAACCGATAAAGACGAGGAAATAATTGATTATAAATCTGAGCAACTTAAGACTATTAGTGGGTTATTTACTCGTATTACTAATGCCAATCGTTTTTTTCAATTTATGGTGACAATGATAAATACTACTCAGGGAGTATACCCAGAGGTTATAAAAAGTAAGCGACAGCAAAGAAAGTTTAGACATGAGTATTATTTTATTTTCTTGTTTATATTAATATTAATATTTTTATATCAGGTTTGGGGTGTTAATATTTTATTTACTTGGTTTTTCGCTTGGTTTTTTATAAGCGAGCCGCTGCATTTTTTTATTGAAATTACCGAGCACATTGGTAAAGATAAATCCAACAGGGTGATTTCAGAAAATACGAGAAGTTACAAAACAAATCTGATTTGGTCATATATTAGCAATCACAATAACTATCATATTGAACATCATTCATACCCTAATGTTTGCGCCCATAATTTAAAAATTGTAAATGAGAAAAAAAGTGGTGAATATTATACTGAAAATTCGTACATTGAGGCAATGAAAAATGTCATATCTGGAATCCGAAACGAAAAAAGTGCTGAAGACAAAGTTATCGCTAAAGTTGCAAAACAGGATTAA
- a CDS encoding DMT family transporter: MSYLESETKKVLKTKLSLKLQNRIKGVSAGIVAVIIYASMFLVSRYGVKNNIGIYELAFIRYSIAGMLLLPLFFLRKTSGRSVLTLPQGGLLAIVAGIPYMLLIYFGLKYAPAAHAAAINTGTVPCVVALMTLAKESSLRDKLFKLGSYAAVIVGLFIFTGVSVLQMNHQVIIGDILFFLSGVSWAIFTLLSKKWQADSYELTSTISVISLLYVPIYLSLQGFSKLAAIPTRDILIQGLLQGVGSSIVAMLLFTYSIRKIGANHATLLSPFIPLLTAMMAIPLLHELLSPIQWLGVFLIISGIIFAARFQAGRG, encoded by the coding sequence ATGTCATATCTGGAATCCGAAACGAAAAAAGTGCTGAAGACAAAGTTATCGCTAAAGTTGCAAAACAGGATTAAGGGGGTCTCTGCCGGTATCGTTGCTGTGATAATTTATGCATCAATGTTTCTTGTCTCTAGATATGGCGTTAAAAATAATATTGGTATTTATGAACTTGCATTTATTCGCTACAGCATTGCCGGTATGCTCTTACTTCCACTCTTTTTCCTAAGGAAAACGTCAGGGCGCAGTGTACTGACTTTACCGCAGGGTGGACTGCTTGCCATTGTGGCAGGTATTCCCTACATGTTGTTGATCTATTTTGGTCTGAAATACGCTCCTGCAGCTCATGCTGCGGCCATTAACACGGGTACGGTACCGTGTGTAGTTGCATTAATGACGTTGGCGAAAGAATCAAGCCTGCGGGATAAACTCTTTAAACTTGGCAGCTATGCTGCTGTCATTGTTGGATTGTTCATTTTTACCGGTGTTTCCGTTCTACAAATGAATCACCAAGTCATTATCGGCGATATTCTGTTTTTCTTATCGGGAGTTTCTTGGGCAATTTTTACTTTATTGTCAAAGAAGTGGCAGGCTGACTCCTATGAACTGACCTCCACAATATCGGTCATTTCACTACTATACGTGCCAATTTATCTTTCCCTGCAAGGGTTCAGCAAACTGGCGGCTATTCCTACGCGAGATATATTAATTCAGGGGCTTTTGCAAGGCGTTGGGAGTTCCATTGTTGCTATGCTGCTATTTACTTACAGCATAAGAAAAATAGGTGCCAACCATGCAACATTATTGTCACCTTTTATTCCCTTACTAACTGCGATGATGGCAATACCTTTACTGCATGAGCTTCTTAGCCCAATACAATGGCTCGGAGTGTTTTTGATTATTAGTGGCATTATTTTCGCTGCTCGATTTCAGGCAGGAAGAGGATGA
- a CDS encoding aminotransferase class III-fold pyridoxal phosphate-dependent enzyme codes for MNNIEWQVIKATGDLTEVLKIRHKVYVEEASRLNHVDDTLSSFDRFDNYCVYIIAKIDNQPVATVKVITDSPIGLPCDEFADLSKYRRPQHHLYEFGHLISLPTVRNDKLGPAMMRAALIYAVNRGATHILGDFFADGTQQDLHYYYKNLGFIAACHPYRDPRFTGAPLSIIGLLDISQSYSLYLRGSRVQKRLLHYFYNDYAIYRDTDKPELYFTHQVEGRKNQRQLLAELKAKVNHPSYARLSYLMGCGIQMRGEDEFVMDENGREFYALFDQYGNQSFGYNHSQFTDALRQAIASKNINSTKIMFEEASIKLADELIEATGNNFDCCYFANGGGETIDNAFKIAMAVTRRKKIIAFENCFHGKTIATLSAAGREEHYRVYPGLMTDTFVIVPFGDKAALDAALTDEIAAVIIEPVQAEGGVNTPFAGYLPFIAERCRQQGTCLIFDEMQTAFGRLGHLFAFQKYQVVPDIMCIGKAFGGGILPISAVLARRELWGVLNDHPSSFGSSLGGNPVSCQLARQVLRTASTPSFLAHINMLSGMLLPELKRLAKNYPLLISKISGDGLMFGIHFTSPLMVGLALRLLYENDVTSSYCLYNLNVLRVQPPLNSQPHNLIKACNTLDGVLNKINNIDIATWSLNHASFELILPTPINNVLKQVQDYPALFDPFSDGRTHYPCDQWVNFYGNLGDDRACWKNLTGLLEDGFVSTAAEGFIWKSCIRQLRLSVLTPVMTQVSLTVEWDNAMQPYDMLTNVKINLYLNEQGFQRIKNELMRGGMNETFLRNVV; via the coding sequence ATGAATAATATAGAATGGCAGGTTATTAAGGCTACTGGCGACCTCACTGAGGTGCTTAAAATAAGACATAAAGTTTATGTTGAAGAAGCCTCTCGTCTAAATCATGTTGATGACACCTTATCCTCATTTGACAGGTTTGATAATTATTGTGTTTATATCATTGCAAAAATTGACAATCAACCAGTAGCTACGGTCAAAGTAATTACTGATTCACCTATAGGTTTACCCTGTGACGAATTTGCAGATCTGAGTAAATATCGTCGTCCTCAACACCATCTGTACGAATTTGGCCATCTTATATCATTGCCTACGGTACGCAATGATAAACTCGGACCTGCGATGATGCGTGCTGCGCTTATTTATGCCGTTAATAGAGGTGCCACGCATATTCTTGGCGATTTTTTTGCTGATGGCACCCAGCAAGATTTACATTATTACTATAAAAATCTTGGATTCATTGCTGCCTGTCATCCCTATAGAGATCCACGTTTTACTGGAGCACCTCTCAGTATTATTGGATTGCTGGATATTAGTCAATCCTACAGTCTTTATCTACGTGGGAGCCGTGTACAAAAACGTCTTCTGCATTATTTTTATAATGATTATGCAATTTATCGAGACACTGATAAGCCGGAACTGTATTTTACTCATCAGGTTGAAGGGCGAAAAAATCAGCGCCAGTTATTAGCAGAGCTAAAGGCAAAAGTTAATCACCCTTCTTACGCCCGCTTATCTTATCTGATGGGGTGCGGTATCCAAATGCGCGGCGAGGACGAATTTGTTATGGATGAGAATGGCCGTGAATTCTATGCCCTATTTGATCAATATGGTAATCAATCATTTGGCTATAACCACTCTCAATTCACCGATGCTCTCAGGCAGGCAATAGCCAGTAAGAACATTAACAGTACAAAGATAATGTTTGAAGAGGCCTCTATCAAGCTGGCAGATGAATTGATTGAGGCGACTGGCAATAATTTTGACTGTTGCTATTTTGCCAATGGTGGCGGAGAAACTATTGATAACGCTTTTAAAATAGCGATGGCGGTGACGCGCAGGAAAAAAATCATCGCCTTTGAAAACTGTTTTCACGGTAAAACTATTGCCACGCTCAGCGCTGCAGGAAGGGAAGAACATTATCGAGTCTATCCGGGTTTGATGACAGATACCTTTGTCATCGTCCCCTTTGGGGATAAAGCAGCATTGGATGCGGCATTAACAGATGAAATAGCGGCTGTAATTATCGAACCTGTTCAGGCCGAGGGTGGAGTCAACACACCTTTCGCAGGCTATTTACCGTTTATTGCAGAGCGCTGTCGCCAGCAGGGTACATGTCTGATTTTTGATGAAATGCAGACGGCGTTTGGGCGTCTTGGTCATCTATTCGCATTTCAAAAATACCAGGTCGTTCCGGATATTATGTGCATAGGCAAGGCATTTGGTGGTGGCATCTTGCCGATTTCTGCAGTGCTCGCTAGGCGTGAACTGTGGGGTGTTCTGAATGACCATCCTTCCTCATTTGGTTCAAGTCTTGGAGGAAATCCTGTCAGTTGCCAGCTTGCACGTCAGGTACTCAGGACGGCTTCAACGCCATCATTTCTCGCCCATATCAACATGCTCTCAGGTATGTTACTGCCGGAACTGAAGCGTTTGGCGAAAAATTATCCGTTGCTTATCAGCAAAATCAGCGGTGATGGATTGATGTTCGGTATTCATTTTACCTCTCCGCTTATGGTTGGCTTGGCGTTACGTTTACTTTACGAGAATGATGTCACCTCTTCCTATTGTTTGTATAACCTCAATGTCCTACGGGTTCAACCGCCATTAAATAGCCAGCCGCACAATCTGATAAAGGCTTGCAATACTCTCGATGGTGTTTTGAACAAGATTAATAATATTGATATTGCGACTTGGAGCCTTAATCACGCTTCTTTTGAACTCATATTACCTACACCTATCAACAACGTTTTAAAGCAGGTACAGGATTACCCCGCGTTGTTTGACCCATTCAGTGATGGGCGGACACACTACCCTTGCGATCAATGGGTAAACTTTTATGGAAACTTAGGAGATGACCGTGCCTGCTGGAAAAATCTAACTGGGTTGCTGGAGGACGGTTTTGTCTCCACGGCAGCAGAAGGATTCATCTGGAAAAGCTGCATAAGGCAGCTTAGGCTGAGTGTACTGACGCCAGTGATGACGCAAGTTTCTCTCACAGTGGAATGGGATAACGCTATGCAGCCTTATGACATGCTTACCAATGTGAAAATTAATCTGTATCTGAATGAACAGGGTTTTCAGCGGATAAAAAATGAATTAATGCGAGGAGGGATGAATGAAACATTTTTACGAAACGTTGTCTGA